Proteins encoded within one genomic window of Brassica rapa cultivar Chiifu-401-42 chromosome A09, CAAS_Brap_v3.01, whole genome shotgun sequence:
- the LOC103839253 gene encoding squamosa promoter-binding-like protein 2, with the protein MECNAQCDWENLISFGTSSAEIPRKLRPMDWETDEFDCSFPTAACGSSSGLAHAFSKSSKSTSISSSSPEARTLNFTSEELGSSEEFAKGINTSPSLELSFGSSDPVLGLKLGKRTYFEDFWEVENAARGSALPVSLVSSSASPVKKTKSVPQKVQTPRCQVEGCNLDLSSAKDYHRKHRICENHSKFPKVVVSGVERRFCQQCSRFHCLSEFDEKKRSCRRRLSDHNARRRKPNPGGTYEGKQQMDFVWNRFALIHPRTEEKFLWPNPKPIPSRGLIQQPAKTRSAELFSKEKVTISSSMGASQDLDGALSLLSNSTAWVPSDQPTRFSLDHHPTTNLQPTAHRSVTHLSTVSDYWQPDPPAVEGPTDLHRNGVGQFNENYFSLNQFYN; encoded by the exons ATGGAGTGTAATGCGCAGTGTGATTGGGAAAATTTAATATCTTTTGGTACATCATCAGCTGAAATTCCAAGAAAGCTACGACCAATGGATTGGGAAACTGATGAGTTTGATTGTAGCTTTCCTACAGCTGCTTGTGGTAGTAGTTCAGGTCTAGCTCATGCTTTCTCTAAAAGCTCAAAGTCAACTTCCATTAGCTCCTCATCACCTGAAGCGAGAACACTCAACTTCACATCAGAAGAGCTGGGGAGCAGTGAAGAGTTTGCGAAAGGAATCAATACATCTCCGAGTCTTGAACTATCCTTTGGGTCTAGTGATCCAGTTCTTGGTTTAAAGCTTGGTAAGAGAACATACTTTGAAGACTTTTGGGAAGTGGAGAACGCTGCCAGAGGCTCGGCACTTCCTGTGAGTCTTGTGTCATCTTCTGCTTCTCCCGTGAAGAAAACGAAATCTGTTCCTCAGAAGGTACAAACTCCTCGTTGCCAAGTTGAAGGATGTAACCTCGATCTCTCGTCAGCTAAAGACTATCATCGGAAACACAGGATCTGTGAAAACCATTCAAAGTTCCCTAAAGTCGTTGTGAGTGGCGTAGAGCGTCGGTTCTGCCAACAATGTAGCAG GTTCCATTGTCTCTCTGAGTTTGATGAGAAGAAGCGTAGCTGTCGCAGGCGTCTCTCAGATCACAATGCACGACGTCGCAAGCCAAATCCTGGAGGGACATATG AAGGGAAACAACAAATGGATTTTGTATGGAACAGATTTGCTCTTATCCATCCAAGGACTGAGGAAAAATTTCTATGGCCAAATCCAAAACCTATACCATCTAGAGGGTTAATACAGCAACCTGCAAAGACTAGATCAGCTGAGTTGTTCAGTAAAG AAAAGGTCACAATCTCTTCAAGCATGGGTGCTTCCCAAGATCTTGATGGTGCTCTCTCTCTTCTGTCAAATTCAACAGCATGGGTTCCCTCTGACCAGCCAACACGGTTTTCCCTTGATCACCACCCCACCACCAACCTCCAACCCACGGCTCACCGGTCCGTGACTCACCTCAGTACGGTGTCCGACTACTGGCAGCCGGACCCACCAGCGGTTGAGGGGCCAACCGATCTACATAGAAACGGAGTAGGCCAGTTTAATGAGAACTACTTCAGCTTGAACCagttttataactga